The Candidatus Zixiibacteriota bacterium genome segment GCATACGGCTTTCAATCGGGCGTTTGACACCTGGGTTCGGCAATCGGTCCGCATTGCAGACGAATTCACCCCCGGCTGGTTTGCCAAGACCAGTTATCAGGAAGGGATTACCCGCCAAAACGTCTCCCGCTACGCCCATGTAGCTTTCAAGAAAATCTCCGGCGAACTCCAGCGAGGCAACGGCCATGGGCACGGGGGATAGAGCCTTTCTCTTCGAGTGCGGGGGCGAACGGGCCGGGGATCGAGACCCCGCGGATTACCTCAACGTCATTCCACTGGACTGGCATCCGGAAACCGGCAACGTCAATTTCAGGCTCGATAACATCAGTGAGCCCATAGGCCGCGATATCCCGGATATTTGTCTCGATATGCTTGAGATCGGCGCCTATGTCTACAGCGCGGATCAGGCGGTATCCAGAGGCGGTCCCAAGCAACGCCGCCATGGCAGCGACTGGTACCGCAATTTTGAGCTCCATATCCCGGTGAGACGTCTTGACATTTGGACCAGGCCGGCGGTGCAGAAGGCGCTCAGCGAGACACTCAACTTCCTGTCGGACGACCGCTGGGACTTCAAATTCGCGCAACTGACCAGAGAAATCCCGATCAACCTGCTGATTGACTTCAACCGGGACGGGCCGTGGTTTCCACCGGATGAGGTCATGCTGTTCTCGGGCGGCCTCGACTCGCTCGCCGGCGCGGTTGACGGACTCGTCAACCACGGCAGGAAACTGGCGTTGGTGAGTCATCGCTCGGTCGCTCCTGTCGACAGTCGCCAGCGGGAAATTGTCAGGAGACTGCAAGCGCTGGGCGGTCGCGGAGGTCAGGCGGTGCACATTCCGGTATGGGTGAACCGGCGCGGGGCAACCGGAAGCGACACCACACAACGCGCCAGGTCGTTTCTGTACGCCATGCTGGCGGCCGCCGTGGCCATCATGCACGATATGGACCGCATTTGCTTTTACGAGAACGGGATAACGAGCATCAATCTCGCTCCGGTGGAACAGGTGGTGGGCGCCAGAGCCAGCCGCACGACTCATCCGAGAACGCTTCACGGCTACGCCCGGCTCCTGACCGCCGTCACCGGCCGGCCTTTCGAGGTCGACAATCCGTACTTCTGGAAAACGAAGTCGGATATAGTGCGAGTGATCAAGGAGGCCGGCCAGTCTGAGTTGGTGGGTCTATCCAAGAGTTGCACCCACACCCACGGCACCACGAAAGAGCACCCCCACTGCGGCGTCTGTTCCCAGTGTGTGGACCGGAGAATCTCCACGGCGCATAACGAGTTGGAGACGTACGACCCCGGGCATAAGTATGTGACGGATATCTTCAATGGTCCTCTCCCCAAGAAGACGAAACCGACGGAGCGGACAATGGTCGAATCGCTCATCCGTCACAACCGCGAACTGGAGCAGATGGACGAGGTTCAGTTCTGGACGCATCACGAGCGGCTCTCATCGGTTTTGCCGTACGTTGACGGGAAAGGGGTCGAAAAGCCACTCAGGATATTCGAATTGCTGCACCGCCACGCTCGGCAGGTCGGGGAGGTCATCAACGCCCAGATCAGAGCCCGTGCGGACGCCATCCGGCTGGGGCAGATCGACCCAGACTCGCTTCTGGGCATCCTGACCGAAGGAGCGTGCCGCAAGCCTACTGCAGAACTGCCATTCCGACCGTTTCCGACGCCCGAGGGGGCCGGCTGGGAGGAGATCACGATCGAGATCACTTCCCGGGAAACGCTCCGAGTCACGTGCCGCGGGATAACGAAATCTTACAGCGCCTACGAGCTCGGGTTTGTCGATCGCCGCAAGACCGACCGGTTCACCAACCAGTGGCGGCTTCTTGAGGCTTTTGCGGCGCAGGGCGGCCAGATTTACTGGGAGAGCAACAAGTCCAGTGAGGGGCTCCAGAAGGCTGTTCAGGCGCTGAAGGCGAGGCTCTGCCGGATATTTGGCCTGAAGGACCCGCCGATTGCCAATTACACGAGGGTCTCCGGCTACGTAACCAAGTTCACGATCCGGGACGTCTCCTTCCGTGGTGGCTCACATTCCGAAATTTCGGAATCTTCACGCCCGTAATCG includes the following:
- a CDS encoding 7-cyano-7-deazaguanine synthase produces the protein MGTGDRAFLFECGGERAGDRDPADYLNVIPLDWHPETGNVNFRLDNISEPIGRDIPDICLDMLEIGAYVYSADQAVSRGGPKQRRHGSDWYRNFELHIPVRRLDIWTRPAVQKALSETLNFLSDDRWDFKFAQLTREIPINLLIDFNRDGPWFPPDEVMLFSGGLDSLAGAVDGLVNHGRKLALVSHRSVAPVDSRQREIVRRLQALGGRGGQAVHIPVWVNRRGATGSDTTQRARSFLYAMLAAAVAIMHDMDRICFYENGITSINLAPVEQVVGARASRTTHPRTLHGYARLLTAVTGRPFEVDNPYFWKTKSDIVRVIKEAGQSELVGLSKSCTHTHGTTKEHPHCGVCSQCVDRRISTAHNELETYDPGHKYVTDIFNGPLPKKTKPTERTMVESLIRHNRELEQMDEVQFWTHHERLSSVLPYVDGKGVEKPLRIFELLHRHARQVGEVINAQIRARADAIRLGQIDPDSLLGILTEGACRKPTAELPFRPFPTPEGAGWEEITIEITSRETLRVTCRGITKSYSAYELGFVDRRKTDRFTNQWRLLEAFAAQGGQIYWESNKSSEGLQKAVQALKARLCRIFGLKDPPIANYTRVSGYVTKFTIRDVSFRGGSHSEISESSRP